The Neomonachus schauinslandi chromosome 4, ASM220157v2, whole genome shotgun sequence genome includes a region encoding these proteins:
- the LOC110580539 gene encoding ADP-ribosylation factor-like protein 6-interacting protein 1, translating into MAEGENRSTNLLAAETASLEEQPQGWGEVMLMADKVLRWERAWFPPAVMGVVSWVFLTIYYLDPSVLSRVSCFVRFLCLADYLVPILAPRIFGSSKWTTEQQQRFHEICNNLVKTQHRAVGWWKRLFILREEKPKMYFMTMIVSLAVVAWVGQQVQNWLLTYLIVIFLLLFPGLNQHGITLKYIGMAKREINKLLKQKEKK; encoded by the coding sequence atggcagagggagaaaatcgcAGCACCAACCTGCTGGCTGCAGAGACTGCAAGTCTGGAAGAACAGCCTCAGGGATGGGGAGAAGTGATGCTGATGGCTGATAAAGTCCTCAGATGGGAAAGAGCCTGGTTTCCACCTGCCGTCATGGGTGTGGTTTCTTGGGTGTTTTTGACTATCTACTATCTGGATCCATCTGTTCTGTCCcgtgtttcctgttttgttaggTTTTTGTGCTTGGCTGACTACCTTGTTCCCATTCTAGCTCCTAGAATTTTTGGCTCCAGTAAATGGACCACTGAGCAACAGCAAAGATTCCATGAAATTTGTAACAATCTGGTAAAAACTCAACACAGAGCTGTGGGCTGGTGGAAACGCCTCTTTATTCTAAGGGAGGAAAAGCCTAAAATGTACTTCATGACCATGATCGTTTCTCTTGCTGTGGTTGCTTGGGTGGGACAGCAAGTCCAAAACTGGCTGCTCACCTACCTGATAGTGATTTTCTTACTGTTGTTTCCGGGATTAAACCAGCATGGAATCACTTTGAAGTACATTGGAATGGCCAAAAGGGAGATAAATAAGCttctcaaacaaaaagaaaaaaaatga